From the Toxoplasma gondii ME49 chromosome VIIa, whole genome shotgun sequence genome, one window contains:
- a CDS encoding hypothetical protein (encoded by transcript TGME49_201650) yields MLHSQVPFDTSLSNRLPAHHTSLPATNPAYDSEVVHILPQVNSDSNRMVTVSPAKERMASTELQALQIPESVDPSADHDFLYTSRSRSPESAVEEPLPAQSQSSKAGQMVETQGEPGTGLSASSLDAADRADPVAILSDPRKPESSQTAVPRPSGSSGAPAPLTSVTPAATGTRETYATLESSISGVDIITIPDNLSDMIRNPGIQSRRPMNSGSSSNRPSSGENGSDVNRPKATSTNSATKKIIDLTLTQSPTMFDLFMEQEAAEGITPGADLAPTLMEEASVSQWPDAASQLQTTQTGEKESPSEEEGLGNPDDDEEENDEDEEEEDDINTEEEDPQPRRTYPVPLPLPIPISFPWLGGLGGGGLGLLSVRGPSAPQPDSPAVPPLDPSTALGVGNGVHPHLSPSMPLKVEEGVISNIASSTSMPALRASSAGMAPDTWFAPNAGNQVLPPSSGAFLERTTAPPVFTSVVPSTMVPRIFEADPGLPIPASHSVGSTPSSAPPHTPALANADSVAPPTTPLSVAFGSVGARPFPDTLPVASEVAIARVSPQNSYTTGSTGVHSLSQNGSTPPAWQPTETQHSLPVYGNTLPPRNHGPGMHRSIYSASGDVSPTSGIGVKPLVGGEGTISRLSVATARDQAFAASTSPRLPSLTQTAPGLSLLDDVHARTGSAAGWGSNIAGAGTVSSFSIPSSLYPESIHSVSSFQGPSSLHSPAFASSTLGSPISSGSPHSSTKIPTPLTTSTPSSPAHSDTSGSLSPVLASTTTVLPELPKRTQQSITSHDVHEVARSSPGISSTTPAGFYSGSVNPSSFSTELSNLVYSSTTSSAFDSPAGTTVSSRGGNLGGARASPVSIPRGPSSLSHPGASPSLSTPGVSAGAGIKTREGVGSGGIAAAGSAAAGVSRQLPGAVTAMPAIVQSADQLFTSTSSFIGVGNSLIKSFPFEEALEWSQQRNEARKEQKEKPPTHLGQPWVRCVSSGMTCCIPQKAVGGDWKKKPPYLNESPAENRACQAHFVPMQNAVCASTAYEVSKKAIAEKQQRRDKTNKVAQGVGAALKTTALLTQQGSDAMHSSLAGMERAQGDPAAQVQEIRGGVKAIADLLMKTSDTSPAMSMVTKALDDLAYLQKK; encoded by the exons ATGCTTCATTCCCAGGTCCCTTTTGATACATCGTTATCGAACCGTTTACCTGCTCACCATACCAGCTTGCCAGCAACGAACCCCGCATACGATTCCGAAGTGGTTCATATACTGCCTCAAGTGAACTCTGACAGTAACCGGATGGTCACAGTCTCCCCAGCCAAAGAGCGGATGGCGTCAACGGAGTTGCAGGCATTACAGATTCCAGAATCTGTCGATCCTTCGGCTGACCATGATTTCCTGTATACGTCTCGTAGCCGTTCTCCTGAATCTGCCGTTGAGGAACCACTACCAGCACAGAGCCAGTCCTCAAAGGCGGGGCAAATGGTAGAAACCCAAGGGGAGCCTGGTACCGGCCTGTCTGCGTCTAGTCTCGACGCGGCTGACAGAGCTGATCCGGTGGCTATCCTGAGTGACCCTCGAAAACCAGAAAGTTCTCAAACTGCTGTTCCACGTCCATCAGGTTCGAGTGGCGCGCCGGCACCGCTGACCTCCGTTACTCCAGCAGCCACAGGCACGAGAGAGACGTATGCAACGTTGGAATCTAGTATTTCTGGAGTTGATATCATCACAATCCCTGACAACCTATCCGATATGATACGAAATCCTGGGATACAAAGCCGTCGCCCAATGAATAGTGGCTCGAGCAGCAATCGTCCCAGTTCCGGTGAGAATGGAAGCGATGTCAACAGGCCGAAAGCAACATCGACAAATAGTGCAACAAAGAAAATAATTGATCTGACTCTGACACAAAGTCCTACCATGTTTGACCTGTTCATGGAACAAGAAGCTGCGGAAGGCATTACGCCTGGGGCAGACCTCGCTCCCACGCTCATGGAAGAGGCATCTGTGTCGCAATGGCCTGATGCCGCTTCTCAGCTTCAGACAacacagacaggagagaaggagtctccgagcgaagaagaagggctAGGGAATCCAGAtgatgacgaagaagagaatgatgaagatgaagaagaggaagatgatattaacacagaagaggaagatccACAGCCACGTCGCACGTATCCtgtccctcttcctcttcccatTCCAATCAGCTTCCCATGGCTTGGAGGCCTCGGGGGAGGTGGCCTTGGTTTGCTGTCTGTTCGTGGACCGTCTGCTCCACAACCCGACTCGCCCGCTGTTCCTCCTCTAGACCCCTCCACGGCTCTAGGCGTTGGCAACGGCGTGCATCCGCATCTTTCTCCGTCCATGCCTCTGAAAGTTGAAGAGGGTGTCATTTCGAATATTGCGTCATCGACGTCGATGCCAGCATTGCGCGCTTCCTCAGCTGGAATGGCACCTGATACTTGGTTCGCCCCCAATGCTGGGAATCAAGTTCTGCCACCTTCCTCTGGGGCTTTTCTCGAGCGCACCACCGCTCCTCCCGTCTTCACGTCGGTAGTTCCAAGTACCATGGTTCCTCGCATTTTCGAAGCAGATCCAGGCCTTCCCATTCCTGCTTCTCACTCGGTTGGTTCGACACCGTCAAGTGCCCCCCCTCATACCCCGGCGCTGGCAAATGCCGACTCGGTGGCGCCACCAACGACTCCCCTCTCTGTGGCTTTCGGGTCCGTTGGGGCTCGCCCGTTTCCCGACACACTGCCAGTAGCCTCAGAGGTGGCTATTGCCCGGGTTTCCCCTCAGAATAGCTACACGACAGGCAGCACTGGCGTACATAGCCTGAGTCAAAACGGAAGCACTCCCCCAGCCTGGCAACCAACGGAGACACAACACTCTCTTCCAGTGTATGGAAACACTCTCCCTCCCAGAAATCATGGTCCGGGGATGCATAGATCTATTTACTCAGCCTCAGGAGACGTGTCGCCAACATCTGGTATTGGCGTGAAACCATTAGTGGGGGGGGAAGGTACGATATCTCGGCTGAGTGTTGCGACAGCACGGGATCAAGCGTTTGCGGCGTCAACCAGTCCCAGACTACCCAGTTTGACACAGACAGCTCCAGGCTTATCTCTCCTGGACGATGTCCACGCTCGGACGGGTTCAGCAGCTGGTTGGGGCAGCAACATTGCGGGTGCCGGCactgtctcgtctttcagTATCCCCTCTTCATTGTATCCGGAGTCAATTCACTCCGTATCTTCCTTCCAGggtccttcgtctctccacagTCCAGCATTTGCGTCTTCCACTCTGGGTTCCCCTATTTCTTCTGGATCGCCGCATTCTAGCACCAAGATTCCCACACCATTAACAACGTCCACACCTTCGTCCCCTGCACACTCTGACACATCAGGATCGTTGTCGCCAGTGCTGGCATCGACAACCACTGTTTTGCCTGAGCTTCCAAAACGGACACAACAGTCGATCACAAGTCATGACGTCCATGAAGTTGCTAGATCATCTCCCGGAATCTCTTCCACTACTCCAGCGGGGTTCTACTCGGGTTCCGTCAACCCGTCGTCCTTTAGTACTGAACTGAGTAACCTCGTGTATTCATCCACAACTTCCTCGGCCTTTGACAGTCCAGCTGGTACAACAGTATCGTCACGAGGAGGAAATCTTGGAGGTGCCAGagcttcgcctgtctctaTTCCTCGTGgcccttcttccctgtctcaCCCAGGAGCCAGCCCTTCTCTTTCTACTCCAGGTGTTTCAGCAGGTGCCGGAATCAAGACAAGAGAAGGTGTGGGATCGGGAGGCATAGCAGCTGCAGGatctgcagctgctggagTGTCGCGGCAGTTGCCCGGTGCGGTGACGGCAATGCCGGCCATTGTTCAGTCAGCAGATCAGCTCTTCACTAGCACTTCGTCATTTATTGGGGTCGGCAACTCACTGATCAAGAGTTTCCCCTTCGAAGAGGCTCTCGAGTGGAGCCAGCAGAGGAatgaagcgaggaaagaacaaaagGAGAAGCCGCCCACGCACT TGGGACAGCCGTGGGTTCGGTGCGTGAGCAGCGGCATGACTTGCTGCATTCCTCAGAAAGCTGTCGGCGGAgactggaagaagaagcctccGTACCTAAACGAATCTCCAGCAGAAAATCGTGCGTGTCAAGCGCATTTCGTTCCCATGCAGAACGCGGTCTGCGCCTCCACCGCTTACGAG GTTTCGAAGAAGGCCATTGCCGAGAAACAACAACGTAGGGACAAAACCAACAAAGTGGCACAGGGTGTTGGAGCAGCTCTCAAGACTACGGCGCTTCTAACCCAGCAAGGCTCTGACGCCATGCACTCTAGCCTTGCTGGCATGGAGCGTGCACAAGGGGATCCTGCAGCCCAGGTTCAGGAAATAAGAGGTGGTGTAAAAGCAATTGCCGACCTCCTCATGAAAACCAGCGACACGAGTCCTGCAATGTCAATGGTCACCAAAGCTCTGGATGACCTCGCTTACCTTCAAAAGAAGTGA